In the genome of Sciurus carolinensis chromosome 3, mSciCar1.2, whole genome shotgun sequence, one region contains:
- the LOC124980447 gene encoding LOW QUALITY PROTEIN: protein disulfide-isomerase A3-like (The sequence of the model RefSeq protein was modified relative to this genomic sequence to represent the inferred CDS: inserted 1 base in 1 codon): protein MDPATMLLDGIVSHLKKQTGPASVPLRTEEEFKKFISDKNASVGGFFKDLFSEAHSEFLKAANNLRDNYRFAHTNVESLVKEYDDNGEGITLFRPSHLTXKFEDKSVAYTEQKLTSSKIKKFIQENIFGICPHMTEDNKDLIQGKDLLMAYYDVDYEKNAKGSNYWRNRVMMMAKKFLDAGHKLNFAVASRKTFSHELSDFGLESTTGEVPVVALRTAKGEKFVRQEEFSRDGKALERFLQDYFDGNLKRYLKSEPIPESNDGPVKVVVAENFDEIVNNENKDVLIEFYASWCGHCKNLEPKYKELGEKLSKDPNTVIAKMDATANDVPSPYEVRHFPTIYFSPAKKKLSPKKYEGGRELNDFISYLQREATNPPIIQEEKPKKKKAQEDL from the exons ATGGATCCAGCCACAATGCTGCTAGATGGAATTGTCAGCCACCTGAAGAAGCAGACAGGACCAGCTTCAGTGCCTCTTAGGACTGAGGAAGAATTTAAGAAGTTCATTAGTGATAAAAATGCCTCTGTAGGGGGTTTTTTCAAGGATTTATTCAGTGAAGCACACTCTGAATTCCTAAAAGCAGCCAACAACTTGAGGGATAACTACCGATTTGCACACACCAATGTTGAATCTCTGGTGAAGGAGTATGATGATAATGGAGAGGGCATCACCTTATTTCGTCCTTCACATCTTA AAAAGTTTGAGGACAAAAGTGTGGCATATACAGAACAGAAACTGACTAGCAGCAAGATTAAAAAGTTTATCCAGGAAAACATTTTTGGTATTTGTCCTCACATGACAGAAGACAATAAAGATTTAATACAGGGCAAGGACTTACTTATGGCTTACTATGATGTGGACTATGAAAAGAATGCTAAAGGTTCTAACTACTGGAGGAACAGAGTAATGATGATGGCAAAGAAATTTCTGGATGCTGGACACAAACTCAACTTTGCTGTAGCTAGCCGTAAAACCTTTAGTCATGAATTGTCTGATTTTGGCTTAGAGAGCACTACTGGCGAAGTTCCTGTTGTTGCTCTCAGAACTGCTAAAGGAGAGAAGTTTGTCAGGCAAGAGGAATTCTCGCGTGATGGCAAGGCTCTTGAGAGGTTTCTTCAAGATTACTTTGATGGCAACCTGAAGAGATACCTGAAGTCTGAGCCTATCCCAGAGAGCAATGATGGGCCTGTAAAGGTAGTGGTAGCAGAGAATTTTGATGAAATagtgaataatgaaaataaagatgtgcTGATTGAATTTTATGCCTCTTGGTGTGGTCACTGTAAGAATCTGGAGCCCAAATATAAAGAACTAGGAGAGAAGCTCAGCAAAGACCCAAATACTGTCATAGCCAAGATGGATGCCACAGCCAATGATGTGCCTTCTCCATATGAAGTCAGACATTTTCCTACCATCTACTTCTCTCCAGCCAAAAAGAAGCTAAGTCCAAAGAAATATGAAGGTGGCCGtgaattaaatgattttattagttATCTACAACGAGAAGCTACAAATCCCCCTATAATTCAAGAAGAAAAACCCAAGAAGAAGAAGGCACAAGAAGATCTCTAA